In one Nicotiana sylvestris chromosome 8, ASM39365v2, whole genome shotgun sequence genomic region, the following are encoded:
- the LOC104214505 gene encoding uncharacterized protein — translation MAAPAAEGLAVTALRSVFHRVRQAAERSGRRADDVRVVAVSKTKPISLINQVYDAGHRCFGENYVQEIIQKAPELPEDIEWHYIGHLQSNKVKQLLTAVPSLAMVHGVDNQKLANHLDRMVSSIGRQPLKVLVQVNTSGEESKSGIDPSNCVELAKHVKLDCPNLEFSGLMTIGRPDYTSTPENFKTLLNCRTEVCKVLGMGESQCELSMGMSSDFELAIEMGSTNVRIGSTIFGPREYPKRQ, via the exons ATGGCTGCTCCGGCTGCCGAGGGCTTGGCTGTAACGGCGCTGCGGTCGGTGTTCCATCGTGTCCGGCAAGCTGCGGAAAGGTCCGGCCGCCGTGCTGATGACGTGAGAGTGGTTGCCGTGAGCAAGACCAAACCTATTTCTCTAATTAACCAAGTTTATGATGCTGGTCACCGCTGTTTCGGTGAAAATTATGTCCAAGAGATTATCCAGAAGGCTCCCGAG CTTCCTGAGGACATCGAATGGCACTATATCGGGCATTTGCAGAGCAACAAAGTGAAGCAACTCCTGA CTGCTGTTCCCAGTCTAGCCATGGTACATGGTGTTGATAATCAGAAG CTTGCAAATCATCTTGATCGTATGGTTTCAAGCATTGGCAGGCAGCCTTTGAAAGTTTTGGTTCAAGTAAATACCAGCGGAGAAGAGT CAAAATCTGGTATTGATCCATCAAACTGCGTAGAGCTGGCCAAACATGTCAAGCTGGATTGCCCAAACCTTGAGTTCTCTGGCCTAATGACAATTGGAAGGCCTGACTACACTTCAACCCCAGAAAACTTCAAG ACACTACTGAACTGTAGAACTGAAGTTTGCAAGGTGCTTGGGATGGGGGAGTCTCAATGTGAGTTATCAATGGGCATGTCTAGTGACTTTGAGCTAGCG ATAGAAATGGGCAGCACCAATGTGAGAATTGGATCCACCATCTTTGGACCAAGGGAGTATCCGAAGAGACAATGA
- the LOC104214504 gene encoding uncharacterized protein, whose product MANLPQSFSIGVGGFGSGGAAASSSSSVGAPADKDRKMQSAEQLVLDLSNPDLRENALLELSKKRELFQDLAPLLWNSFGTIAALLQEIVSIYPVLSPPNLTPAQSNRVCNALALLQCVASHPDTRMLFLNAHIPLYLYPFLNTTSKSRPFEYLRLTSLGVIGALVKVDDTEVISFLLSTEIIPLCLRTMEMGSELSKTVATFIVQKILLDDVGLDYICATAERFFAVARVLGNMVGALAEQPSSRLLKHIIRCYLRLSDNVRACDALRNCLPDMLRDTTFSSCLREDPTTRRWLQQLIHNVSVPRVSLQAGGFDHMLVNSLSSHN is encoded by the exons ATGGCAAACTTACCTCAGTCTTTCTCAATCGGCGTTGGCGGTTTCGGTAGCGGCGGAGCGGCAGCATCCTCTTCCTCTTCAGTCGGAGCTCCGGCGGATAAGGATCGCAAAATGCAATCCGCTGAACAGCTTGTGCTTGATCTCAGCAATCCTGATCTTCGAGAAAACGCTCTTCTAGAACTTTCCAAG aaGAGGGAACTGTTCCAGGATTTGGCCCCCTTGTTGTGGAACTCATTTGGTACTATCGCTGCACTGCTACAG GAGATAGTTTCCATCTACCCTGTTTTGTCACCACCAAACCTGACTCCTGCTCAATCCAATAGAGTTTGTAATGCACTAGCACTTCTTCAG TGTGTAGCCTCTCACCCTGACACCAGAATGTTGTTCCTCAATG CGCATATTCCGTTGTATTTGTACCCTTTTCTTAATACAACAAGCAAGTCAAGACCTTTTGAATATCTGAGGCTTACTAGCTTAGGTGTCATTGGTGCCCTGGTGAAG GTAGATGACACTGAAGTTATCAGCTTTCTCCTATCGACAGAGATAATTCCCCTGTGCTTGCGTACGATGGAGATGGGGAGTGAACTGTCAAAAACA GTTGCAACTTTCATTGTGCAAAAAATCCTTCTTGATGATGTGGGTCTGGATTACATCTGTGCCACAGCTGAGAGGTTTTTTGCAGTAGCCCGAGTTTTAGGGAATATGGTTGGTGCACTCGCTGAACAGCCTTCATCAAGGCTGCTGAAACACATAATTAGGTGCTACCTTCGTTTGTCAGATAATGTTAG GGCATGTGATGCACTGAGAAATTGTCTTCCGGATATGCTTAGAGATACCACCTTCAGCAGCTGTCTTCGT GAGGATCCAACAACGAGGAGGTGGCTACAACAGTTGATCCATAATGTTAGTGTGCCTCGGGTTTCTTTACAGGCTGGAGGTTTTGATCATATGCTGGTGAACTCATTGAGTTCTCACAATTAG